CTGGATCCCATAATTTGTGAACAATTTAGGCTATAGCTAACTATAGCTAAGAGTTAATTTTCCAAATACCATGATTGTGTACTGCCATGGCCAAGACAAATATTACCATTTAGTCAACTCTTGATCATGTAAGTACCCCCACGTGATCAGGTGATCAGAAGTCTAAGACCGAATCCCAAAGACAatagatttaattttcaacCCAGCATTCGGCAATacgaaatttataatttatatcactttcttaattaaaataaataaaggattaccaaaaaaaaaaaaaacgaagaagaagaagaagtaccGCGTACAACTctatatatcatttatttttgttcacTTAATTTCCAGAGTTGGAGTTTTTGGAATTTCGATTTTCCATCAAAACTGAGAATCTCCCACATTtcaagataatatttttttctatatctCTTTAGATGTCCGGGCCAGCTTACGCGCAtctcgactaatcccacggGGCTCTGAAGTTAACGGCCAGATAAACCTCCAGTGGCTCTGAGGGAactcgaactagtgaccattgAGGAGCAAATTCAAGGCCTGACCAATTGAGCTACCCCTCAAGGTTACATTTCAAGATAATGTTAGTATGTCTTTGCCGAAATCAGATCAATTTATCCGATGGTGCTTTTGTGGTCCATTAATATtgaatatatagcaaaactagAGATCATCACATCATACGTGTTTGATCATCATTTTGTTATAGCCTTGCATTTTTTTCCCAGGCCGCCTTCTAATTTTAGCGTTAATGTAGTTGGTTAACTGGCTAAGTTAATTACcttatatatttgtgtgtgtgtgtgtgtgtgaaaaaatgcaataattccaaacctaaaacttgtCGATATTCTCACAATTCAAGCTTCCTCTTTCAGTATAATTTAGCAGCTCAAAACATATTGGCCTAGTCATCAATGACGCACGTACACTTGCCCACTCAATGATATTAATTGTGGGACTTAGTGGAGATCACAACGTCTAAATTAACTACGAAACAGGCAAAGATCAGGTCATGCATGCATATCATGTGTCTCTCTTTAATTGGTTAGCtaatcaaaatttcaaactatTCTTGTTGAGCCGTCGGTATATTCGACCGACCATGCATATACGCAGCAGATTTAACAACATATATACGATTAAGAAAGTCAACAAATTAAACCATATTTCAGAATCATTTTCTGCCATTTATGCGGCTTATACCCTTGGCCGACCGACATGATGATGGTAAATCAATCGTATGACCTCGTCTTAATTGACAGATTATGGCCGGTTGAATTAATGGCCTGCATTATTGTTATATACACCTCATGTGCGTGGAAGGGGTGCATATTGTGGGTCCCGTTAGCAAGTCCATGGTTGGCTACATGACAACATGATGGTATTATTGagacacgtacgtacgtacgtacgtatatgTGACTTGTTCCAGCTTTAAACTACCATAGAATTTCTGCAAAACTGGCTGCCTTcacatgaatttatttattatataattagccCATTAATTAATCCACGTTCtttattacattaatattttaataggtaGTTGGAAATTTAAGGCGTCGATCGACTGAGACGGTCAAAGCTAGGTGACAAATATGCGTGCATgagatatatattaaaaaaataaatcgatTTGAAAATTATAGAAGTTGAAATTAGGGGGAcatgacttgttgcacaagATGAGTAATTTTGGAGACTTTTGGACGCATGAATTTCAatccatttttattaaatattttatgtagtCGTCAACCTTCATACAGTTACAATATTAATGATATATGTACTTGtccagggaaaaaaaatatagtgtcGATCCATTTACAGTTGGCATCCTATGTGCATATCACCAAATGCCATTAATTAAACTGGGGATAGAATTGCAACATGCAGGCTCCAAATTAAGGATCAAAGACAGATCAGCCAAATGTAGATCATCGCTACTACTGATCATGGCTCACCGTATGTAATGATGATCTACCTgggaaatattaaatatatataccagTGCGATTAATTTACCCTTAACCATTAAGCTAAGGCCGGATCGGAGAACAAACGGAAgctggaaaaggaaaaagaaaaaaaaaaaatacagatttggtatggaaaatattaatttatgaataaattaaCCAAAGCTAGTTCCTCTTATAAAGAGAAGACTCAAAATGAAAGGGCCAATCCTCCGCGCAGGCAATGCATGAATGTTGAACAATTAACAATATTAATGTGCTATAGATGCCGGCCTGCTGCTCTAAGCCATCATCTCCAAAGTCAaaagaaaggggggggggggggggggggggggggggagagagagagagagagagagagagagagagagagtacgcCTTGAGATTTGCTCAAGATCATCTCCCTCTTGTTGCATAGTGAACCGTAAATATATATGCAAAGAGATGTTTATCACATTGACATTAAATCAATTTGATCACCATATATAAACCTAATGATACATCTTAATGGTAGAAGTATTCAAACCCATGATATGAAATAATGAATTTAACTTGTTCACAAAAGAAGAAGTTTCTCTCCTTGTTCACAAAAGAAGAAGTTTCTCTCTATATACAGTATAACTTAACATCAGAAACAAGAAATTGGCTCCTTGAAGAGCGTATCATCTCTACGGATCTGCTTCACATCGGATACAAAACTTCGCGTCCTAATTTTAGACAGCTTCaagaaaacccaaaaataaaaaagacaaaaatataaaactatagAATGATGGAACactaaataattaaagaaagcAGAACATGTTTTGATTTTCTCAATTCTGGGTAGAGTGCACCACCGAGTTGTGCCTTTTGGAGGGTCCGGAAGGAGACAGAGGTGTCCCTTTGGGGAAGAAGCTGAATACCTGGCCGTGGTATTGAAAAGCTGTCCTGTGCTTTTCCTTGAGAGTCCTCGTACTGTCCACCATTATTGTAACGCCAGGTCTTGTTGCAGTGCAAGATCCATTAATAACAAGGAAAACAAGGATGAGACAGAGAGTATTGCGCCGAAGATTTGAGGatttagaagaaaaagaagaagaagccataGGAGAGTATGCTTGTGGAGCTAGAGATCAGAGAGGCTTAAGGAAAGAGTTGAAAGAATTTTTAGTGAAACAATAGGGCCTGgtcttacatacatacatacatacatatatataaatatattatatgtgagtgtgtgtgtgtgtatttatgCATGGAGGAAATAGGCGAAGTTCGGTTTTAGGCATTGTAAAAGAGGAGGAAACTGCGAAGGAGAGTAAAATGCACGCTAAAGTAACGGCAACGACTATTGAATTTTCGAATGTCAGCGCTTTGAAAAATAGATGATCTTTCAGTTGTACAAGAATTTGGTGCCGGCTCTTAGACTAAACTTGCCCCGAATTTCtctctcttattccatttttctttgattttggtcAAGTTTGGAACTATATTCCCTGAAAATATTTACCTGCCGCTCGCGTATAGTTGTGAAATATTGAAAATCTGGTGGCACATGTTGATGACTACTGCAtggaaaattattataattactacatataatataatatatttgtgaTCATGCATCGATCGATATTGATCGATCTGCAGGCAGTCATGAGGAATTACGCTTATGATCATCGATCACTTATACCTCATGTAACTATGGTAATTTGAATCGTAAATTATTTGCagacaataataacaataatggCTGCATATAACCTCttcaaggaaaggaaaaagaaaaaaaaaagaaaagggatatCGGGGTATGATCTTTTGCGTGCGAAGCTAGCTAGCTCCTCTAAGAAAACAAGCTTCTTAGAGGATGTTGACATGATAAAAGGCGTCCGGATTAATTGGTACAGAATCCCAGTAAGTTACACGTAGTGACACGTACATCtaatttcctttatatttttttaagaaaaaaagatggagaCGATAAGAAAAATACTAAGTTATAATATCGCACAAGTCTTCATGCTATGCGTGccgtattgatatatatatatatatatatatatatctatttaacTCACAAAAAGTCTTCTTGAATGTGGCCTAAACTGTGTTGCCGGTACCATCACACATACCAAACAACTCTAAGCCGTTCATATgtctaaatataaataatttaggggaatgaaaaaaatatataatagaagaaaaaaatgaaggcgGGTCTAGCCACCGTCTCCGTCCCAGTGATCACTTTGAACGAGGTTTACGTGTTGAACATGTGACACTTGTCCAGTGGTTTGGTAAGCCATTAATTACGACCCATTCCATGTCAAATGTCAACGTAATTGTCATGATCTCAACCGTTAGATTAAGAATAATCACCGTgcaggagggaaaaaaaaaaaaaaatagggaatAAAAGATGATCATGAGCGAGAATGAGAGAGACCAACATCATTGGGAGCAGGTATACGCGCGTACGTAAGTGTAGACGGAGACCGGCCGGATCTTATGGAATTTGGGCAATGTGTACAAATAATGTGGTTTGAAACGATGGGAACGTTTTTATATATACGGCCAACGTGGTTAGACTTAAGTCTAAAATGctgaatattaattaatgtattttaaggTTTACTTGCAACTTGGACATGGGACCAGAGAATTTAGTTCACAGGGTAGGCTAGCTAAGCGTGAATCACAAGTTTAGTTCGGTCCTGTAATACGtgacatctatatatatgtagcgTACCTACGACTTGGTCGTGTTCAAGCTTCAAAGTGCGTGCAGACTTTGGCGGTGGGAGCAGCCTCTCTGACCCTGTAATGTGACATGTTGTATGTGGCAATATACATGCCCACCTATGTTGGCTGATTTGGAAGTCCTCCGGGGGTGGGGGCCGGGGGTTGGTTTGTATGTACGTATATTTATGCACATGCATGCTTGCTTGTTTATGGTATATTCTGATAAATTATCATCGATATTTGTGCCAATACAACCTCTCCTGGAAGTTACATGTTTATAAGTGAGGACCAGCTAACAATCGACTGAGGTACGTTGTtgtctttttcttaatttttatttttaatcaccaAGATCCATATAGTTAAATATATTCGACTGGAGCAGCATATATGCACGCCATTAATGCTTGAGTGGTAGGAATaaccaccatatatatatatatatatgcagagaGGTTTTGTGGGTACGTATAATTAATGTAGATCCGGGAGATCGAGGGAATTTGATTGACATGCATATCTATTGACTGTTGagctaataaataaataaatatttactatagatagatagatagatagctATTGTAGTGGTCTCGATCTGATCATTACGTAGCCTGCACGTACGTTGTAATTTGGTGCCTTTCTATATCAACGACTTCCTAACCAGTCGCTGCTGGCATCTCCTTCAATTCGATCTCTTAGATCAAGATGAAGAGGTCACATCATCACCTGAAAAAAGCATGCAGATGGAGATAGATAAACATGCATAATTCTTGATTCCCAAGTATTCTGTCTCAAAAAGTTATTTCAATTTGAGTATAATTGTTAActttaaaataatcaaacattaTCTGCAAATTAATGGTTTTTAAGACTTTGATAATTACGTATAACATTCGAacaagttttttaatttttatccttGGAATTCTTGCCGTTTTTAACATCATGATCAACTTCATTGAAATAACTTCatatatggaaagaaaaaggGTCTCGATCCCCTTCTGAAGATCCCTAGTAGATAAACTTCATCACGTCATGGTACGATGGAGaagatcatttttcttttgatctgTTGTAATTAAGAAGTTTGGAAACGTAGTTTTTGTTGCGACCACGACTACTAAGGCAACCTCTTCGTCCATGCTTGGAGAAGGAACTCCTACTTGACTAGATTAGTAGATTGAGGATATCAAGCTCAAGCTCAACCTTATTTGCACGCAAATATATTGCCCAAGAATCCTACCATTAATGTAACGCTTCTTCAAGATAGCTACCTAGActaaaaatttaatcaaaaaCTTCAAGTCACTTTTAccttctttttatatatattattaatataattagttgcatcatttttttaatataaaataatctttttaactaatcaaattaatagaatgtacaataaatatataaaaatcttgAGAGGTAGCTCAATTGATCAGGTCTTGGATTTGCTCTCCAATGGTTACTAGTTCAAGTCCCCTCAGGGCCACTGGAGGTTTACCTAAccgttaacttcagggcccCGAAGAATTAATCGAGGTGCGCGTAAGCTGGCCCGGATACCCAAAGATATTAATATATCTATAAATGAATATATGTAGAAAAActcaaatttaatatataacagtTTGTCTCTTCCAACTGCtttatgatttttgttgtagatAGCATGCATTATATCACatattaggggtgggcagcgggggcccgccccccgctaccccgcccccgtcCGTCCCGCCTCCGCATGggcggacggggtaccccgcaccGCACATGCCGGGGCGGGGGACCCCGCCCCGCATGACAAACACTAAGCGGGGACGGGGGGCAGGCAGGGCTCAACCCCGCCCcgcttttcccccgccccgcattttatatttatatttataaatatatatattttatatttataaatatatatttttattttacaaattgtatatatataatatattacaatttgttaaacttgttcataAGAATCACAAGAaagtgagacttgttcatcacaagcttgtatatgccatgggcaccctaggcctcatttatatagaactctaaggccatacaagagtcttacttgagcaatgtgggacttaacagtaagtcccacattgctcaagtaagactcttgtatggccttagagttctatataaatgaggcctagggtgcccatggcatatgcaagcttgtgatgaacaagtctcactttcttgtgattcttgtgaacaaatttaacaaatttaaaaattagtaacataatttttatgttattagtttttaaattattattatatatataaattttaatttaagatttaattatataataatttgggtctaaaaataatatttttagacacaaaaattttttttaagcccaTTGAAATATGGGATTCTTGAagtgggcggggggcggggcggATGGGGTGTTCGTCCCGCCCCCCCTACACCGGAGCGGGGGGCGGATGAAAAATTGATCCCCCGCATCATGCGGGGAAGGGGTGCGGGGAAGGGGTGCACCCGCCCCGCAtcatgcgggtagcacccctatcaCATATAAGTGAAATTTAGATAGGGCCAGTCAAGTATTAGCTAGAGCAGGTGATTTGGATTGGGGTCTGGAAATCTAGTGgacaagagagaagaaaataaatttatgtttaGATTACTTcgctattatttaatattttattattatttattattatttaatattttattattatttattattattattcacatataATCTGAAATCATTTGGAAACCTAAAACATGGCCTTAAACCCAATCTGCATGGCTTAGTGGATGACATTAGAgccttttttttcctaatttttttttttttaatatattgtaaCGTATACGGATGATGAAAGTAAGAAATGGCATGGATCTATAATGGAATGATATATTGATTCAAGTAAGAACAGCTCTCCTCGAGAGGAGTACCTCCAAATTGTAAGATAACAGTGACAATCAGATGGTTCCAGATGCTTCTCTACTTCCCAGAGGCTACTATTTGTACTCTAATAAGGAAACTACAAAATTACCCCTTAAGCCCACGGACTCTTACAGATAGACTAGTGTCGCTTAGAAATACTACTACTAATAATAGAAATGGCCCAACAGAAAGGACTCTTGCCTTGTACTGGAACCAGGCCTCAAACCCAGCCTCTTCACGGCCCACCACTGGTTCGACCCATCTTGCCCATTAGACTTTTGAACTAGGTTAGACTTCAGTTGCGCCGACATGAATCTTCATCTTCCAGATTCCAGAGTTCCGGCCTCTTCCTCTGTCGGCGTGTCACATATACATGTGTGTAAtgctttcctttcttctttttttttttttttttttatctttttgtgattttatttgtCTTGGCAGTGGCAACTTTTTGTGGTTTGAATGCAATGCCATGAGATCAAATTTGAAAGCCTGAGATTTCAATTATTGCTCACAAATTGCCGTTGTTGTTAGCTTGTTAGAATAAGTTTTTATTTggtcaacttttccaaacttatctgcagagtaaaaatataaaaattttatgtgtagttatttttttgtattcttttataCACTCTAATAATacgattggttggatattaaaaaaattaatccaactaatcatattaataaaatatataaaaaatacataaaaataattatatatagcattgctcgtaaaaataatatccaattgaggtgcaaaatgaaaatgaacgttcattttgttttttaaccAAAAAGGCGGAGCCATTTAATACCCAAAGAACAATTCAAGAAGCCAACCTAGAACATAGGTAGCTGATAATTAGCTGACAGAGCTTTACATTTTGTCTAGATTTTAGACTCCGCCCCTCTAAACAAAGCCTAATATCCTAAACATACTACCAAGTAGACAGGCCTACAGGCTGCAATAACAATCTCCCACAGTCCCACACTTCACTTTTATCGTATTAACGTCATACGTCACGAGCAGTACTAGAGTACTACTGCCACGCCCACCTCATAAAATCAACGGAACAAAACCAAACTTCATGGAATCAAAAATCCCATGTCATGTCTTTCCATTTCCAGCTTATGTAGGTTGACTTGTCCCCCCGAAACCAAATGAGAATAGGTGGCATTTGAGTCTTGAGCAGCAGGTAAAAGTAGAGTTACAGTACTTTAATTCTGCTCCTAATCATGTTTATCGGAGAGGCTCTTGTATGATGTATCTGGCATCGACCAAAAGTTCACCAAAGTCACTTGAACATGACTCCAAAATTCCAAGGAAACTTTGAGAAGGCAAGGGACAAAGCATCTAATAAATTAATGGAAGCTAGGAATTACTTGCACAGGATGTATCTTGTATCGCCACGGTCCACCTCCTTTGCGTTTTCTCAAGAATTCAAATTTAGGGTAAAAATGTTTTCGACAGCCACTTCGCACACTGAGTACATCGAGTTAAAAAGTAGAACTTTCCATAAATGGTTGCTACTACaggcaaaagaaaataaaaaaatacaactccaTGTTTGGAGACTGGCCAAGATAAGGGGCAAAAAGAAGACAAAATGCGGTTTCATCTGAAAGGTGATCTGCTGGACTCTCAGACTTCtcaaatcaagacaatacacaGCTATAGGAAACAACTTAAGAATTGACATATCAACATCTCCAACAGTGAGACCCACCAAAACCCATCAATGACATAACTTGGAAATCCCAAAGAGGCCACAAGATGGGAATTCTGATTCAGATTCTCACCAGCCAACTTGTTTCTTGAATCGGGTTCAAGCACTGTGACCTCTTCTTGCTGGCATGGTTTTACCCCATATGGGACATGTCTGGCTGACTTCAAACCAACCTGGTAGCAAAGATTCGGGTTGCTCCATGCCCCAAACCGCCTTCCCATTTTTCCGTAAAACCCTTCAGAGAAATTAAGCTCTCCTGTAAGATTGTTCCCATTTAGGTAGAGAGAAGAAACGCAAGGTAGAGTAACTAGCTTTGTAGGGAGCTTGCCTGTGAGGTTGTTGTCACTCAGACCCAGATAtcttaatctttttaattttgataaggaCTTGGGTATCTCTCCTTTCAAGCCAGTGTTAGAAAGATCCAAAATGACCAGGTTGTGTAGGTCATGCCACTCAAGGCACGCAAGGACTCCTCCAATGGGGTTGTTAGACAAGACCAACTGTTCCAAGGAATACATCCCTTGAAGTGACTTAGTTAAGCCACCTGAGAACTTGTTGTTTCTAAGGTCCAATAGGGTCAGATTCTTTAAGTTACTAATCTCACTCGGAAGCATCCTTTCCAGTTGATTGTTGCTCAAATCAAGCTTCAAAAGTGAGGTCAGCCTTCCAAGGGTCGACGGCAAAGGCCCATATAGTGTATTCCTACTTAAATCAAGTATAAGTAATTGACTCAACCCCCCAAAACTCTCAGGGATGGTACCAGTAAACCAGTTCCCAGCAAGAACTAGACGCTTCAAGTTGATCAAGTTGCCAATCTTTGTAGGTAATTTCCCAGTTAATCCACTTTCTAATAGCACTAATGACTGGAGCTTCTCGAGCAACCCAAAGCTAGTATGAACTTGTCCAATGAGACCGGGGTTTGATCGGAACTCTAATGATTCTAAGCTGCCAGCAAGCTTCTCCCAGTCATTGGAGGGAATGGCTATGGGATGTCGGCGGGGAGAGATGAAGCAATTGAAGAATGATAGAGTTTTGAGGTGCTTAAGCTCAAAAAGCTTTGGTCTGAAGTCAATATTGGTGGCACAATCAAGAGAGTTGTCATGAATGGGTCCAATATTTAACGCAGTGACATACCAAAGCCCATCAAACAGATCACAATAGACACCCTgtagaataaaataagaaaactatTAAACTTGTCGAACAAGAGGCAACATGCGCACAGTTATTTCCATTAGATGTCTGAAACATATGCTCCTGTgaaaattgaagtaaatcgcTTGGTACGAAATAGTGGCTAAATAGAGTGACCTTTATATATTGACGaagagcaatgttacatacagtcacttttgcgtactccatgcgcactccactgatatgattggctggattaattttttttaatatccaaccaatcatattatttAAGTGCATCAAAAAGTGTACAAAAAtgactgtaaataaaatttttgattgatgaaATGTGGGTAATGCACTGTACTCACCATGTGCAAGGTAATAATCTATCATACGAGGCGGCTGAAAAGACATGTAAATTTACTGCAAAAGAAGGGGTATCTACTATCTAGAGCTTGTACGTTGGTTTGAGGATGCAAGTAGAGAACTGTCGCGCAAAAAAAGTGATGTCTCGAGATTTGTGAGCAGAATTTCACCAAAATGTTAAGATATAGGATGTAATTAGAAAACTAGAAGGCTCTAGACCTGTCATGTCTCATCTTCagaatattataaatcagtTCTCGGTAACTTCGTGTTCTAGGGATAAATAATCCGGCCAACAACCGGCTTTCTTCTTTGCGAGTGTTTCTGTGAGATGACTTTCAGAATTTAAATAACATAATTCCTTATCTGCGAACCTATTTACCATTCATGATGATGATGGATGATCATCGTGATGATTATAATCTTCTAGGTGTCAAAATGCTTATGGGTTTCCTTCACTAAAAACATTCTATTTTGAGTCTTGACGCAAGAATTGGCGAATATCCTCCCGTACTAGTCACACTTCAATGCCAAACAAACTCATCCATCTCTATGACAGAAAAAGGATATGATTGGAGTGTTCAGAGTATTGCTGTATAAATATACAATGGCTTTTAACGATGACCATGAATGAAAAACTGAAGTGCTTGTATCAAAGTATAAGGAAAAGGTAGTCACATGCCAGTTATGCAAATCTACACTCCACAGACCACGGTAGAGATAGGTGAGGGGAAGCAGTACCTGTATAGGAGTCCACCCACAGGGATCTGGATACAGAGCTGAGCCATTCCACCAATTGCCCACAAATCCCTGTATAGTAGAGTACAGAGCTTCCTTCTCTGTTTTTTCCATTGGAGCTACATCCTCATCCGCTTCTCCACAGCACCAAGCAGCCAAACAAAATATGAATACAGCAAAAATGACGCTACTGATAGTAGTAAAGCTTTTCATGGATATTCAGAAGCTTCctaacccaaaaataaaatggatCACAGGAACGTTGATGCAGAGAAAAAATGGCAACCCAGAGGGAAAAAGCTAGTGTTGAAGTTTAGCGAACATTTAGCGGTCCTATTACATGGACTTTTCACCTTTTATCCATAAAAATCAATGCTTGATATTTTTGGAGAAAGTAAAAAACAGTTCTtgttagagagagaggaagaaatagACCCAGAAGAACAATGTACACGACACACAACTCAAACAACACAGATGTGaatatcaaaatgaacaagTACACGATTCACTTCAGAAAGTCATCTATATTCTAGACAGTTATAAATAAGTGAGTGATATCCCACGAAATGTTGAATGAAGAAGGTAAACGAAGGAAACACAGAACCATAGTAAAAAACCTGAGGTCTCTCTTGTGTTTATGGAATTGCTACGGAAGTGCCATCATATATAGCAGAGAGGACCAGGGATCTAAGCCCTGTTCTCGAAGCTCAATGTAATAATGTAATGACAACAGTTATAAATCGGAATAGTAGTAACTGAAGACTTCATGGCGAAAGCGAAAGTTAGGGTTGCTCTTTATATGGCTCTGCTTTTGCACCATTATCAGGTTATGTTATGAATGCCGTTTAATCAATATTCGTCGTTAAATTGTCTTTA
This is a stretch of genomic DNA from Carya illinoinensis cultivar Pawnee chromosome 15, C.illinoinensisPawnee_v1, whole genome shotgun sequence. It encodes these proteins:
- the LOC122295793 gene encoding piriformospora indica-insensitive protein 2 isoform X2; its protein translation is MGVYCDLFDGLWYVTALNIGPIHDNSLDCATNIDFRPKLFELKHLKTLSFFNCFISPRRHPIAIPSNDWEKLAGSLESLEFRSNPGLIGQVHTSFGLLEKLQSLVLLESGLTGKLPTKIGNLINLKRLVLAGNWFTGTIPESFGGLSQLLILDLSRNTLYGPLPSTLGRLTSLLKLDLSNNQLERMLPSEISNLKNLTLLDLRNNKFSGGLTKSLQGMYSLEQLVLSNNPIGGVLACLEWHDLHNLVILDLSNTGLKGEIPKSLSKLKRLRYLGLSDNNLTGKLPTKLVTLPCVSSLYLNGNNLTGELNFSEGFYGKMGRRFGAWSNPNLCYQVGLKSARHVPYGVKPCQQEEVTVLEPDSRNKLAGENLNQNSHLVASLGFPSYVIDGFWWVSLLEMLICQFLSCFL
- the LOC122295793 gene encoding piriformospora indica-insensitive protein 2 isoform X1, whose translation is MKSFTTISSVIFAVFIFCLAAWCCGEADEDVAPMEKTEKEALYSTIQGFVGNWWNGSALYPDPCGWTPIQGVYCDLFDGLWYVTALNIGPIHDNSLDCATNIDFRPKLFELKHLKTLSFFNCFISPRRHPIAIPSNDWEKLAGSLESLEFRSNPGLIGQVHTSFGLLEKLQSLVLLESGLTGKLPTKIGNLINLKRLVLAGNWFTGTIPESFGGLSQLLILDLSRNTLYGPLPSTLGRLTSLLKLDLSNNQLERMLPSEISNLKNLTLLDLRNNKFSGGLTKSLQGMYSLEQLVLSNNPIGGVLACLEWHDLHNLVILDLSNTGLKGEIPKSLSKLKRLRYLGLSDNNLTGKLPTKLVTLPCVSSLYLNGNNLTGELNFSEGFYGKMGRRFGAWSNPNLCYQVGLKSARHVPYGVKPCQQEEVTVLEPDSRNKLAGENLNQNSHLVASLGFPSYVIDGFWWVSLLEMLICQFLSCFL